GTCAGGTTGATCCCGGTGGGCCGCAGCAGGAACGCCGAGCACTCGTAGGACGAGCGATCCGGCGAGAACGGGTTCCAGAAATTGCAGTTGTCGGCGCGCGCATACGACGACCACAACGTCATCGCATCCGGCCCGGGATCGCGCGGCACCAGCAGCGGCATCGCCACTGACAGGAACAGCCCGGTGAACAGAATCAGAAAGGAAATCGACGAATCGAATGTGCGCCCGCGAAATTCGATGCGCGGCAGTTTCAGGCCCATGACAACGCAGCCTTTTTCGCGCCGGTGACGCGGGTCAATAACGCGATCACGCCAAGCTGCACGACGATGGCGAAAACGTTGCCCCATGCTGCGCCATAGATCGAGTAATGCTCGATCAGCACATAGCTGACCGGTACGGAAATCAGCAGACAGATCGCCGCGCTGGCCAGCGACACCCGGCTGTTTTTCGAGGCAATCAAACCGCCCCAGACGATGTCGCCAATCGCCCGCAAGGCGAAGGAGAAAATCAGCACCGCGAGGAGCGCGTTATCCGGACGCGGCACGCTGGCGGCGACGTAATTGAGCAGCAGATTGAAAAACACATAGATCGCCACGGCGACAACCGCGGAGACCGCGAGGGAACGCATCACCCATTTGTTGACGAACAGTTGCCTGACCGTGAACGCCTGTTGATCGGCCTGAAAACGCTTGGCCAGCACCGGAATGCCGACCACCGCCACCACCGCATACGACAACGCCTGCAAAGTGTTCGCCGCTGACCAGGCGTACACATATTTACCGAGGCTGGCGTAGGGCTCCAGGTCGATGATCAGAAAGCGTTCGGCGTACTGACTCAGGGCGATCAGACCGGTGCCGAGATAGAACGGCAACCCGGCCTTCCACACCGTCGCGGTGTCCAGCACCGCTGCCTCGCGACCCTTGTGCACGTTCACCACGATCAGGTATCCGGCGATGATCACCAGCGCGTTGGCGGCGACCCACAACCACAACACACTGGCGATGCCCGCGACCCAGCCGAGCATCATGCCGCCGACCGCCAACACCGCCCACAAGCCAGTCTTGATGAAAAACAGCAAGGCGCCGGCGGTGGCTTTCTGTGCGGAGAACACGAAGGAATTGATTTCGAACGACAGATGCTCGGTGAGCAAGACCAGGGTCACGCAGAGGACCAGCGTAGCGGTCGCTTCCATCGACTGAAACAGCGAATAGATCAGCACGGTCAGCACCGACAACAACAGCCCCACCGCCAGGTACAACAGCAGGACCTTGTCGACCACCCGCCGCGAACTGCCGCCGACGCTGATCAGCCGGTTGATCTCGGAACTGAAGCCGACGCTGTAGAACTTCGAAGCGATCAGCGAAGCCGCGACCACCACGCCGTAAAAACCCAGCGCCTCGTACCCGAGGTAATGGGTGATGGCCAACACCAGCAAGAACTTCGCGCCCAAGGCTCCGCCGCGAAGCAACAGCCGAAATATCATCGAACGACACCCTTGATGATCTCGTCCATCGCCACGGTTTTCGCTTCGATTTCGCGGCAGGTGTCGGTCAGGCGCTTGCCGAAGTTCGACAATGCATTCGGTGCGTAAACGGTGTTGATGATGGTGTCGACATCAATGTCGCCGCCGTTGATCACCCAGTCCTCGACGCCCATGTCCTGATAGGCGCCAAAGCCTTTGCGCTCGTAGCTGATGTGATACGCCGGCACACCGGAGAGCAGCGATTCGATGGCGCCGTGCAGACGCACCGAGATGACCAGGTCCGGCTGATATTTGGCGATGGTTGCCTTCAGCGACAGCAGGTCTTCGTTGATGCCCAGCTCACGGTAGAACGCGCCGTCATCGTTGCCACGCACCGCGCTTTGCACGGCGCAGACCACTTTGCTTTTGTTCTTCAGACGCTGCAGCAACAGTTTCAGATTGGCCACGTAAGCGACCTTCTTCTCTTTGCTCCACTCCGGCGGCTTGCGCAGCACTACGCACACGGTGGCCGGCGACGCGGCGCAGCGGGTGAACTTAGGCTGCTGGAGAATCTTGCCTGCCAGCGACTGCACCGCCAGATCCGGCGCGCGATAGACGTTTTCGCAAGCGTCGAAGATCGCCGAAGAGCGGTTGTCGCGCACGAACACCGCATCGGCGCTGGCGTAATGCTCAACGATCTTGTTGCTCTCGCCGTGGAACGGGCCAATGCTCTGCGGCAGGTACACCGACGGCACCTTGCTGAGGATCGCGGTTTCCAGTTGCTTGGCATGGCCGAGCTTCAGCTTGATGTGCTCGAACGCGCTCTTCGAACGCATGTACCCGCCGCCGACACCAACGATCAGATCGGTCTTCTTCAGCAGCTCGGCGAGCCCGGCGTAGGACTGATTGAGAAACACCGCTTGCTTGACCCGGCCCAGACCTTTGGCCGCCATCACCGGCGCATCGAAACGCGGGTGCGGCAGGTAGCTGAACGACTCGGGATCGGACGCCACGACATTGATTGCGGTGTCTTCACCGAAGTTACGCTGCACCAGAGCAATGGCCAGATCGACGAGCAGACCGTCACCGGAGTTGGACGCGCTGTAGCCATGCAAAATCGTTACGTTCATAAGCTTGAGTTCTACTTAATAAGTGGGAGCGTGATACAGGTCGTAGGTCTGGCGGATCATCAATGCGGCGCTGAAGCGTTCGCGGACGATGCTCCGGCCTTCGTTGCCGAGGTCGAGCAGGCGCGGCTTCTGGATGATCGTCAACACGTCGGCCAGCGCCTGGTGATCGCCGGACGGAAAGACGTAGCCGGACACTTCATTGGTGACCAGTTCCGGCAGCGAGGTGCAGTTGCTGGCAATCACCGGCAGCCCCATGGCCATGCCTTCCAGCGGCACCATGGCGAAGCCTTCCCAGCGACTGGGCACGATCAGCGCATCGGCCTTCTGATACAGCGCCTGCACTTCGCTCGGGGTCACCCAGGGCAGGTACTCGACAGAATCCATCGGCGGGCACTCCACCGAATCCTCGTTGACCGCACTGCCGACCACGGTGAGTTTGAGGTCGTTGCGATTGACCTTGGCGTAGGCCTTGAGCAGCACGTCGAAGCCTTTCTGATAGTCCAGGCGTCCGA
This genomic interval from Pseudomonas koreensis contains the following:
- a CDS encoding polysaccharide pyruvyl transferase family protein — protein: MNVTILHGYSASNSGDGLLVDLAIALVQRNFGEDTAINVVASDPESFSYLPHPRFDAPVMAAKGLGRVKQAVFLNQSYAGLAELLKKTDLIVGVGGGYMRSKSAFEHIKLKLGHAKQLETAILSKVPSVYLPQSIGPFHGESNKIVEHYASADAVFVRDNRSSAIFDACENVYRAPDLAVQSLAGKILQQPKFTRCAASPATVCVVLRKPPEWSKEKKVAYVANLKLLLQRLKNKSKVVCAVQSAVRGNDDGAFYRELGINEDLLSLKATIAKYQPDLVISVRLHGAIESLLSGVPAYHISYERKGFGAYQDMGVEDWVINGGDIDVDTIINTVYAPNALSNFGKRLTDTCREIEAKTVAMDEIIKGVVR
- a CDS encoding phosphoribosylaminoimidazole carboxylase — protein: MIFRLLLRGGALGAKFLLVLAITHYLGYEALGFYGVVVAASLIASKFYSVGFSSEINRLISVGGSSRRVVDKVLLLYLAVGLLLSVLTVLIYSLFQSMEATATLVLCVTLVLLTEHLSFEINSFVFSAQKATAGALLFFIKTGLWAVLAVGGMMLGWVAGIASVLWLWVAANALVIIAGYLIVVNVHKGREAAVLDTATVWKAGLPFYLGTGLIALSQYAERFLIIDLEPYASLGKYVYAWSAANTLQALSYAVVAVVGIPVLAKRFQADQQAFTVRQLFVNKWVMRSLAVSAVVAVAIYVFFNLLLNYVAASVPRPDNALLAVLIFSFALRAIGDIVWGGLIASKNSRVSLASAAICLLISVPVSYVLIEHYSIYGAAWGNVFAIVVQLGVIALLTRVTGAKKAALSWA